Within Pseudomonas cichorii, the genomic segment CGCCCGGGATACGGTTGAGCACTTCGCGGGCATTGGTGGAGCCGTTACGCTCGAACTCTTCACGACGAATCACGTCACGGGCACCGGGGTGTTCGAAGACGTTGGTCTGCTGAGCTTCACCCAGCCAGTCACCGACAATGGTCGATGCGCCCAGCTCCACGGGACCGCTACCTGCCGTGCTCACCGGTTGCAGGGAGAAGCCTTGATTGCCGTCGGCCACAGCTTGCAGACCTGTGCCTTCCAGCAAGGCAGTCAGGCCTTGCTCGGGCGTGTACTGACCTTCCAGCCCACGGCTTTTCAGGCCGCTGGTGACTTGCGATCCATAGGAAATCATCACGCCGGCTTCCCGGCCAAACTGGTTCAGCGCGGTTTCGAGTTCGCTTGGGGCAATGTGATAGGCCTTGGCATCGGCAGCATGCGCCAGCGAAAGACCGCCCAACGACAGGCTCGCGCCGAAAATGATATGCCGCAGGGTGCGAACCAGAGGTGACAATTGGGGCGATCGGGTCGACATGCAGGAGTCCTTTGATCTGGAGGATTAAGAGGTGCTTTCCCTGTCTGTCACGCGAGCGCTTGAAAACGGCTCACCGGATTTGAAAAAAGTTTTGTGATAACTCACTTTGTGGGAGGCAGCTTGCTGGCGACTTCACGTACAGACGCAGAATATCTGTCGGCTTCGAGCCTTTTTCGCCAGCAAGCTGCCTCCCACAAGTGTTGTTCACACCCGAGCCTGAACACTCACCCAATACCGGGTAAAGCGCTGCACCCGGACGGGCAGGGTGACTTCCAGCATGTCGAGGATGCGTTCGCTGTCCGCCAGCGGGTAACTGCCGGAAATCAGCAGGTTGGCGACCTTGGCATCGCAGTTGAGTCGCCCGCGACGGTAGCGGCCCAGTTCGGCCAGGAAATCCGTCAGCTTCATGTGCGAGGCGACCAGCATGCCTTCGGCCCAGGCTCCGGTGCTGGCGTCTGTCGGGCGTACCGAGTCCCAGGCGTCGCGGCTGAAGGTCACTTGCTGTCTGGCCTGTAACCGCAATGGCGGACCGACATGGGCGTCGGGGCTGATTTCGAGTGAGCCGTCCAGCACGGCCAGTTGCGTGCGGCCGTCCAGTTGCCGCAGGTTGAAACGACTGGCCGCGGTCGAGGCGTGTACGGTGCCTTGGGCGGTCAGCAGGTTCAGTGGGCGTGAGTCGGCAACTGCCGTCATCAGGATTTCGCCTTGCAGCAACTTGATAAACCGCTGCCCGGCATCGAAGCGCACATCCAGGGCGCTGGCGGTATTGAGTTGCACCTGTGTGCCGTCGCTCAGTGTTTCCTTGCGTTGTTCGCCCACGCCGCTGCGCAGGTCGGCCAGCAAGGGTTGCAAGGCGATCTGATCACGCAATCCCCAGCCTGCCGCCGAACCAGCGCCCAACAGAAGCAAGAGCTTGAGTGCCTGACGGCGACCGGCGGAGGACGGTGCATTGAGCGCCGCATGGGCCAGGGGCGAGGACAACCCGCTCAAGCGTTGGTTGACCCGCTGGATGTGCGCCCAGGCACGCTGGTGTTCGCTATTGCCATTGAGCCACTGCTGCCAGGCATGCTGGCGACGGGAATCCAGGCCGCCTTCCTGCATTTCGATCATCCAGCTCACTGCCTGCCTGGCCACGGCTGGGGAAATGTCTGACTTGTTCAGGGATTCGGTATTCAGGTTCATAGGGCGAAGTAGCAGCGCAGCGCGGCCTTGTTCAGATGACGCTTGACCGTCGCGATGGAGATGCCCAGTTGCGAGGCGATTTCGCCATGGCTCAGGCCATCGACCTGAGAAAGCAGGAAGGCACGTTTGACCGCACTCGGCAGGCCGTCCAGCAACTGGTCCAGTTCCACCAGAGTTTGCAGGATGATCGCCCGGTCTTCCTCGGAAGGTGCCACGCATTCCGGCAGCTCGGCCAGGGCCTGGTAATAGGCGCGCTCCAGATCCTGGCGTCTGTAGTGATTGCACAGCACCCGCTTGGCGATGGTGGTCAGAAAGGCCCGAGGCTCGATGATCTGGGTCGTATCGCGGGCCAGTATCACTTTGACGAAGGTGTCCTGAGCCAGATCCGCCGCACTGTGCGGGCAGCCGAGCCTGCGCCGCAGCCAGGTCGTTAGCCAGGAATGGTGATCCTGGTACAGACCTTCGACGGTATGACTGAGAGCGGGCTGGGCGGTGTGCATCACGTAGAAAAATCCACGGGGACTCATTGAGGGCGTCGATTCTGTCAGACTCTTTTGCATATGAGAATATTTATCATTAATATTGCGCTTTATTCTTGTGCCTGGGTGCGAACTTTCTGCCCGGCGGTCTGGTGACAGGGTCCTTGTCATGCCAGCTCACGCTTTTTCATTGCCTTTCAAGATCGGGTAAAGGTTCTCGGATGCACGGTTCAGCCCTCAATAGCCCAGCGGTCAATAAACGTCCTGCGAAAAATACCGGTGTCTCGGTTTCCTACCGGCTGGCGGTGGCTTCCCGCGCGCTGGCGGCGATCTTTGCAGGCTATCTGCTGGCTTCCGTGACCAGCATCTGTGTCGCCCAGTGGTTGCCGGTCCCTCGGGCCGAAGCCGTTATCACGGGCATGATGCTTTCGTTTCTGGTGTATCTGGTGGCCGTGCTCTGGTGCTTTGCCTGCCGCACGGCCATGCAGGCGTGGGTGGGCGTGTTATTGCCCTGCGCAATTCTGGGCGTCGCCTATGCCTGTGGCCGGTGGTTGTCATGAAGGAGGGTTTTCGTCAGGCCATGGCCTGGCTGCACACCTGGGTCGGGCTGGTGTTCGGCTGGCTGCTGTTCGCGATTTTCCTGACCGGGACGCTTTCCTACTTCAAGGATGAGATCACCCAATGGATGCAGCCCGAGATTGCTGCCCGTCCTGTGAATGCCGAGGCCAATATCCGGCTGGCGCAAAGCTACCTGCAACAACACGCGGCGGGCGCCACGCGCTGGTTCATCAATATGCCGGACGAGCGCTCGCCGGGTCTGATGGTGGGCTGGCTGCCGGAAGGCAAGCCCGGTCAGCGCAACAACTTTGTCCGCAAGGTTCTGGACACTCAGACCGGCGCTCCGGTGCAGGCGCGGGAAACACGGGGCGGCGACTTCTTCTATCGCTTCCATTACCAGTTGCAGATGCCGCACCCCTGGGGCCGCTGGCTGGCGACCATTGCGGCGATGGTGATGTTCGTGACGCTGGTGACCGGCATCATCGTGCACAAGAAGATCTTCAAGGAGTTCTTCACCTTCCGGCCACGCAAGGGCCAGCGTTCCTGGCTGGATGGCCATAACGCTCTGGGCGTGCTGGTGCTGCCGTTTCATCTGATGATTACCTACAGCAGTCTGGTGATCTTCATGTCGATGGTGATGCCCGCCAGCATCCTGACCAGCTACGGCACTGTGCAGGCTTTCTACAACGAAGTATTCCCCGGTTCGAACATGCCAGGGCCTGACGGCAAACCTGCCGAGTTGCTGCCCCTTGCTCCGCTTCTGGCCTCGGCCAGCGAGCGCTGGAATGGCGATCAGGTGGGGCGCGTGGTGGTCAACAATCCTGGCGACAGCAATGCTTCGGTGCTGCTAACCCGTGACGACAAAGGCAGCATCACGCCGGATCGCGGTGGCGCGCTGACCTTCAATGGCGTGAGCGGTGCCCTGCAGAACGAAACCCCGTCACGGCCCGTGCCGATGCTGATTTCCAGCGGCATGTATGGCCTGCACGTCGGTCACTTTGCCGGGCCGACCCTGCGCTGGCTGTACTTCATTTTCGGCGTGGCCGGGACCGCGATGATCGGCACCGGGCTGGTCATGTGGCTGGGCAAGCGCCGCCTCAAACATGCCAAGGCCGGCGTGCTGCCTTTCGAGTTGCGTCTGGTCGAGGTGCTGAACATCGCCAGCATGTCGGGCCTGATGCTCGCGGTGGCGGCGTTCTTCTGGGCCAATCGCGTTCTGCCGGTCGGGTTGGCCGGGCGTGCAGGATGGGAAGTGAATGTGTTCTTTATCGTCTGGGGCCTGTCGATGCTGCATGCCGTGCTGCGCAACGGCCAGAGCGCCTGGCGCGAGCAACTGGGGCTGGGTGCACTGATGTTCATCGGCTTGCCGGTGCTCGATCTGCTGACCGACGGCCATTACCTGATGGCCGCGTTGCAACAGGGAAGCTGGGTGCTGCCGGCCTTTGACCTGACGGCGCTGGGTACCGGCCTGTTTCTCGGCTGGGCCGCGCTGAAGTTCAGGGCTGAGCGTGCCGATAAGCCGGTGCGCAAGAGCGCTGGCGCTTCGGCCATTGCGGTCAGCCATCAGGAGGCCAGTTGATGTTGCTGGCGGCGGTGTTCTGCTACATCGGTTTCACGGCCTTGTGCCTGTCCATGTCCCGGCATTACGGCGAGTTGCTGAGCGGTCCTCTGACCCCTCGGCGCAGTCGGTTGCTCAAGCTTGCTGGCTGGTTGTTTCTGGCGGTTTCTTCAGCCGTTGCAGTCAATGATGCCGGTTGGGGTGTAGGCTTGGCGCAGTGGTTTGCAGTATTGATGGGCAGCGCGGTGCTGCTGGTTTTTCTGATGCCTTTCAAGCCTCGCTGGGTCGTGAAGCTGGCCGGTTTCGGGCTGGTGCTTTGCCCTTTTGCTGCTTTTGATCTGTTGCCCGTTTAAGTGATCGTGATGATGCCCCCTGAACCCGACCTGCCCGATACAGGCCCTGACGCCGAGCCCTTGGCGGCGAAGGGTGGGCGTGCGCATTTTCTGCAGGTGTTTTTGTCCCAGCGTCCCCAGATGGAGGCGCTGGTCAGCCGTCGCGTGGGCTGCCGGGCAACAGCTGCGGATCTGGTGCAAGACCTGTTCGTGCGTTTCTGGCGTCGTCCTCTGGTGCAGGTCGAAGAGCTGAGCACTTATCTGCTGCGCTGTGCAGGCAATATCGCCATCGACCATCTGCGCAGCGAAGGCGTGCGTAGCCGCATCAGCGAAAGCCTTGAAACCGGGCCGGACGAAAGCAGCAACGACCCTCGCGCCGCGCTGGAGGCGAACAACGATTTGCGCCACGTCGAGGCTGCCTTGCGCGGCTTGCCCGAGCGGACTCGACAGATTTTCCTTCTCAACCGCATTCACGGTCGCAAGTACGCAGAGATTGCCAAAGCCATGGAGCTTTCCCAAAGCGCTGTGGAAAAACATATGATGCGCGCTTTGCAAGCCTGCAAGGCGAGCCTGGAACAGGACTCGGCAGGCACCGCCCGAACGAAGCCTGGAGACGCTCGTCGATGAAAGCGCCGCCCGCCGTGCAGAATGCCACGACCCCGGAAGAAGCCGCACTGGCCTGGTTAAGTGTGTTGCACGATCAGCCCGATTACGCCGACCAACTGGCGTTCAGCCAATGGCTGCAAGCCGACCCGGCCCATGTGCAAGCCTATGGCAAGGCCCAGGTGTTGTGGGAGTTGAGCGAAGCGCCGGCGGCCCGGCTTGCCAGTGAAGACGCCGTTGCGCTGTACGCCTTGTTGCGGGCGATGGATGCACCGCCGCCGCGTCGTAACCTGCAACGCTGGTCGGTGGGGCTGGCGATGGCCGCTTGCCTGACGTTGATGATTGCCATGGGCGCAGGCTGGCAGCCGCAGCGCTGGGCCGATGATTTCGGCGCGGATTACGTGTCGGCTCCCGGCCAGGTCCGCACCGTGACGCTGGCCGATAATTCCCAGGTCACGCTGGATGCCGACAGTGCCATTGCCGTAAATTTCAGCCGTGGCGAACGTCATGTGCAGCTACGACGCGGCGCTGCTTTTTTCAAGGTGACTCACACCGGCGAGCCGTTCGTGGTTGATGCCCATACCGGCGAAACCCGCGTGCTGGGCACCCAGTTTGAAGTCCGGCTGGAACCGGAAGGCGCGCAGGTGACGGTGTTGTCCGGGCGTGTCGGAGTCAAGGCGGCAGGTGGGCTTGAGCAGCGGATTCTGGAAGCGGGTCAGCAAGTGGCCTACGACCAGACGACCACCTCGGCCCCCAAAGGCATCGACAGTGAAAGCCTGCTGGCGTGGCGACAAGGCTGGCTGAATTACTACCGGACACCTCTGGCCGAGGTCATCGACGACCTGAGTCGTTATTACCCCGGCCGCATTGTGCTGCTCAACGATCAACTGGCCGCCAAGCGCATCAGCGGCAGCTTCCCCAGCAAGGACCCGCAGGCTGTCCTGAACGCTTTGCAGTCGGTGGTGGGGTTCGAGACTTACAGCATGCTGGACCGGGTCATTGTTCTGCGCTGAGTCGATGGCAGACAGGCGATCCTCCATGGAGCGAATTTCATGGCGGCGAGGCGCACGGCAATGAGCGGCTGGCTGAGTAGAACGCTGTTCGTGGTGGTGGGCGTCTGTGTTCAAAGCGCAGTCTGTGCCGCGCAACAGACTTTCGATTTCTCTATCCCGGCCAAGCCCTTGCCGCAGGCCTTGAGCGAGTTCAGTCGCGTCACCGGCCTGAGCGTGATCTACACCCAGGATGCGCCTTACCGCATCGACGCCCCAACACTTCGCGGACGCTTCAGTGCCGAACAGGCATTGGGCACTTTGCTG encodes:
- a CDS encoding FecR family protein: MKAPPAVQNATTPEEAALAWLSVLHDQPDYADQLAFSQWLQADPAHVQAYGKAQVLWELSEAPAARLASEDAVALYALLRAMDAPPPRRNLQRWSVGLAMAACLTLMIAMGAGWQPQRWADDFGADYVSAPGQVRTVTLADNSQVTLDADSAIAVNFSRGERHVQLRRGAAFFKVTHTGEPFVVDAHTGETRVLGTQFEVRLEPEGAQVTVLSGRVGVKAAGGLEQRILEAGQQVAYDQTTTSAPKGIDSESLLAWRQGWLNYYRTPLAEVIDDLSRYYPGRIVLLNDQLAAKRISGSFPSKDPQAVLNALQSVVGFETYSMLDRVIVLR
- a CDS encoding PepSY-associated TM helix domain-containing protein; this encodes MAWLHTWVGLVFGWLLFAIFLTGTLSYFKDEITQWMQPEIAARPVNAEANIRLAQSYLQQHAAGATRWFINMPDERSPGLMVGWLPEGKPGQRNNFVRKVLDTQTGAPVQARETRGGDFFYRFHYQLQMPHPWGRWLATIAAMVMFVTLVTGIIVHKKIFKEFFTFRPRKGQRSWLDGHNALGVLVLPFHLMITYSSLVIFMSMVMPASILTSYGTVQAFYNEVFPGSNMPGPDGKPAELLPLAPLLASASERWNGDQVGRVVVNNPGDSNASVLLTRDDKGSITPDRGGALTFNGVSGALQNETPSRPVPMLISSGMYGLHVGHFAGPTLRWLYFIFGVAGTAMIGTGLVMWLGKRRLKHAKAGVLPFELRLVEVLNIASMSGLMLAVAAFFWANRVLPVGLAGRAGWEVNVFFIVWGLSMLHAVLRNGQSAWREQLGLGALMFIGLPVLDLLTDGHYLMAALQQGSWVLPAFDLTALGTGLFLGWAALKFRAERADKPVRKSAGASAIAVSHQEAS
- a CDS encoding DUF3649 domain-containing protein, with amino-acid sequence MHGSALNSPAVNKRPAKNTGVSVSYRLAVASRALAAIFAGYLLASVTSICVAQWLPVPRAEAVITGMMLSFLVYLVAVLWCFACRTAMQAWVGVLLPCAILGVAYACGRWLS
- a CDS encoding DUF3325 domain-containing protein, with the protein product MLLAAVFCYIGFTALCLSMSRHYGELLSGPLTPRRSRLLKLAGWLFLAVSSAVAVNDAGWGVGLAQWFAVLMGSAVLLVFLMPFKPRWVVKLAGFGLVLCPFAAFDLLPV
- a CDS encoding RNA polymerase sigma factor — protein: MPPEPDLPDTGPDAEPLAAKGGRAHFLQVFLSQRPQMEALVSRRVGCRATAADLVQDLFVRFWRRPLVQVEELSTYLLRCAGNIAIDHLRSEGVRSRISESLETGPDESSNDPRAALEANNDLRHVEAALRGLPERTRQIFLLNRIHGRKYAEIAKAMELSQSAVEKHMMRALQACKASLEQDSAGTARTKPGDARR
- a CDS encoding FecR domain-containing protein, giving the protein MNLNTESLNKSDISPAVARQAVSWMIEMQEGGLDSRRQHAWQQWLNGNSEHQRAWAHIQRVNQRLSGLSSPLAHAALNAPSSAGRRQALKLLLLLGAGSAAGWGLRDQIALQPLLADLRSGVGEQRKETLSDGTQVQLNTASALDVRFDAGQRFIKLLQGEILMTAVADSRPLNLLTAQGTVHASTAASRFNLRQLDGRTQLAVLDGSLEISPDAHVGPPLRLQARQQVTFSRDAWDSVRPTDASTGAWAEGMLVASHMKLTDFLAELGRYRRGRLNCDAKVANLLISGSYPLADSERILDMLEVTLPVRVQRFTRYWVSVQARV
- a CDS encoding sigma-70 family RNA polymerase sigma factor, with the translated sequence MHTAQPALSHTVEGLYQDHHSWLTTWLRRRLGCPHSAADLAQDTFVKVILARDTTQIIEPRAFLTTIAKRVLCNHYRRQDLERAYYQALAELPECVAPSEEDRAIILQTLVELDQLLDGLPSAVKRAFLLSQVDGLSHGEIASQLGISIATVKRHLNKAALRCYFAL